In Eremothecium gossypii ATCC 10895 chromosome III, complete sequence, the genomic window TGGGTCGATCACAAGCTTGAGGTTCTCCAGGGCTACTACAGACAAGGACGGTAAGCAGCAAGGCAACAAGTGGCTCCTATCTGCATCTGAGGACCACACAATAATCATCTGGAGAGTGAAGGATTGGGAAAACTTTGGCAAGCTCAAGGGTCATAACGCGAGAATCAACGACCTGGACATTCATCCGTCGAACAGGGTGGCTGTGAGCGTCAGCGAGGACCACAGCATCCGCCTCTGGAATCTGATGACTGCCAAGAAGGCGGCTGTCTTGAAGCTGAAGAAGTACAATCAAAACGGGAAGTACGTGAGATGGTGCGGGAAGGATGCTGGCTTTTTTGCGGTCGGGTTGGTGACGAAGGTGTTGATATACAACGCCGCAACTGCCAAGGTACACCATGAGATCAGCACGGGAAACAAGACGATCATGCATATGGAGGTTGAGCATATCGATGAAAAGGAGTACATCTGTGTTGGACTCAGCACTGGTAGCATTCAGTTCTACGATGCCGAGAAGCTATACGAGGAGAGCGAAGATCAGAAGGCGGCGGAGCCTGCATTTTCCCTGCAGGGCCATACCAATCGTGTGAAGGACTTTAGATTCTACAAAAACAGTATGGGGCACTACCTTGTGAGCGCTGGATCTGACGGAAAGATTGTTGTATGGGACATTGTGAAGCAGGAGCAGCTTGCTGTGTACGACTGCGGCGAAAGGCTCAACTGCCTGGCAGTGTGCGACGAGAGCGTGGAGAAATATGACACCGTCCTGAAGAGAACCG contains:
- the MAK11 gene encoding Mak11p (Syntenic homolog of Saccharomyces cerevisiae YKL021C (MAK11)), yielding MAGNQFRIVVGSYEHNLLCLSLNLELETPLFTPIFHFQAHALSVKTLDISRRYLVSGSNDEHIRIYDLQKRKELGTLLNHNGSITSLRFSRATTDKDGKQQGNKWLLSASEDHTIIIWRVKDWENFGKLKGHNARINDLDIHPSNRVAVSVSEDHSIRLWNLMTAKKAAVLKLKKYNQNGKYVRWCGKDAGFFAVGLVTKVLIYNAATAKVHHEISTGNKTIMHMEVEHIDEKEYICVGLSTGSIQFYDAEKLYEESEDQKAAEPAFSLQGHTNRVKDFRFYKNSMGHYLVSAGSDGKIVVWDIVKQEQLAVYDCGERLNCLAVCDESVEKYDTVLKRTAATADIEDQSEVEEDAEELKQIMLGKQKQKQKKKKAKKAKKTSRVSVELE